One window of the Aptenodytes patagonicus chromosome 5, bAptPat1.pri.cur, whole genome shotgun sequence genome contains the following:
- the LOC143161435 gene encoding mucolipin-3-like isoform X2 — MENPEVAVSSCSAHDDENLCSYKRHLSVSQEGLLEDQLRRKLKFFFMNPCEKFWARGRKPWKLGIQLLKIAMVTIQLVVFGLSNQMVVAFKEENTVAFKHLFLKGYMDRMDDTYAVYTQTDVYDQIFFAINQYLQLPNISVGNHAYEKRGAEETALAVCQQFYKRGTICPGNDTFDIDPEIVTDCLYIEPMMPLDNTTVGKHNLNFTLDFHRLVTVQLMFNLKAINLQTVRHHELPDCYDFTLTIVFDNKAHSGRIKISLDNDIAIRECKDWHVSGSIQKNTHYMMIFDAFVILTCLASLILCTRSVVKGIQLQREFVSFFLYYYKKEVSFSDQMEFVNGWYILIMVSDVLTIVGSTLKMEIQAKSLTSYDVCSILLGISTMLVWLGVIRYLGFFQKYNLLILTLRAALPNVIRFCCCAAMIYLGYCFCGWIVLGPYHVKFRSLNMVSECLFSLINGDDMFATFAKMQQKSYLVWLFSRIYLYSFISLFIYMVLSLFIALITDTYETVKHYQQDGFPETELQRFISQCKDLPHSGRYRLEEESSVSLFCCCNGPSEHI; from the exons atggaaaatcctGAAGTGGCTGTGAGCAGCTGCAGTGCTCACGATGATGAAAATCTTTGCAGCTACAAACGACACCTGTCAGTATCACAGGAGGGGCTTTTGGAAGACCAGCTTAGAAGGAAGTTAAAATTCTTCTTCATGAACCCATGTGAGAAATTCTGGGCCCGGGGCAGGAAACCTTGGAAACTTGGGATTCAGCTACTCAAAATAGCAATGGTTACTATTCAG CTGGTGGTTTTTGGATTGAGCAATCAAATGGTGGTTGCCTTCAAAGAAGAGAACACTGTTGCATTCAAACATCTCTTCTTGAAAGGATACATGGACAGAATGGATGATACCTATGCTGTATACACACAAACAGATGTCTATGACCAGATATTCTTTGCAATAAACCAG TACTTACAGCTGCCCAACATTTCTGTTGGAAACCATGCCTATGAGAAGAGGGGAGCAGAAGAGACAGCTCTGGCCGTGTGTCAGCAGTTCTACAAGCGAGGAACCATCTGTCCTGGAAATGACACCTTTGATATAGACCCAGAGATTGTGACCG ACTGCTTGTACATTGAGCCAATGATGCCGTTAGACAACACAACAGTGGGAAAGCACAATTTGAATTTCACTCTGGATTTCCACAG ACTGGTGACGGTGCAGCTCATGTTCAATCTGAAGGCGATCAACCTCCAGACCGTTCGTCACCACGAGCTCCCTGACTGTTACGATTTCACTCTGACG ATAGTGTTTGATAATAAAGCCCATAGTGGAAGAATTAAAATAAGTCTAGACAACGACATAGCGATCAGGGAATGTAAAGACTGGCATGTTTCTGGATCAA TACAGAAGAACACTCATTACATGATGATCTTCGATGCTTTTGTTATATTGACTTGTTTGGCCTCATTGATCCTTTGCACGCGATCAGTGGTTAAAGGAATTCAGCTCCAAAGG GAATTTGTAAGCTTTTTCCTATATTATTATAAGAAAGAAGTATCTTTCAGTGATCAAATGGAATTTGTCAACGGATGGTACATCCTGATTATGGTCAGCGATGTCTTAACTATTGTTGGATCAACTCTAAAGATGGAGATACAAGCCAAG agtctgACAAGTTATGATGTCTGTAGCATACTGCTAGGAATATCCACTATGCTTGTGTGGCTTGGAGTCATTCGCTACCTAGGTTTCTTTCAGAAGTATAAT CTTCTCATCCTAACACTGCGAGCAGCATTACCCAACGTAATAAGGTTCTGTTGTTGTGCTGCTATGATCTACCTGGGCTATTGTTTCTGTGGATGGATTGTACTGGGACCATACCATGTGAAG TTTCGCTCTCTGAACATGGTTTCCGAATGTCTCTTTTCATTGATCAATGGAGATGACATGTTTGCCACCTTtgcaaaaatgcagcagaaaagtTACTTGGTTTGGTTATTCAGTAGGATCTACCTCTACTCCTTCATCAGTCTGTTCATCTATATGGTGCTGAGTCTCTTCATTGCACTCATCACAGATACGTATGAAACTGTCAAG CACTACCAGCAAGATGGCTTTCCGGAGACAGAACTTCAGAGATTTATATCACAGTGCAAAGACTTACCGCACTCTGGCAGGTACAGGTTAGAGGAGGAGAGTTCTGTATCTCTCTTCTGTTGTTGTAACG GTCCTAGTGAACATATTTAA
- the LOC143161435 gene encoding mucolipin-3-like isoform X1: protein MENPEVAVSSCSAHDDENLCSYKRHLSVSQEGLLEDQLRRKLKFFFMNPCEKFWARGRKPWKLGIQLLKIAMVTIQLVVFGLSNQMVVAFKEENTVAFKHLFLKGYMDRMDDTYAVYTQTDVYDQIFFAINQYLQLPNISVGNHAYEKRGAEETALAVCQQFYKRGTICPGNDTFDIDPEIVTDCLYIEPMMPLDNTTVGKHNLNFTLDFHRLVTVQLMFNLKAINLQTVRHHELPDCYDFTLTIVFDNKAHSGRIKISLDNDIAIRECKDWHVSGSIQKNTHYMMIFDAFVILTCLASLILCTRSVVKGIQLQREFVSFFLYYYKKEVSFSDQMEFVNGWYILIMVSDVLTIVGSTLKMEIQAKSLTSYDVCSILLGISTMLVWLGVIRYLGFFQKYNVRISWDLRAVGIYSVCCYKRTGRNAWLNSNCLHCFVQLLILTLRAALPNVIRFCCCAAMIYLGYCFCGWIVLGPYHVKFRSLNMVSECLFSLINGDDMFATFAKMQQKSYLVWLFSRIYLYSFISLFIYMVLSLFIALITDTYETVKHYQQDGFPETELQRFISQCKDLPHSGRYRLEEESSVSLFCCCNGPSEHI from the exons atggaaaatcctGAAGTGGCTGTGAGCAGCTGCAGTGCTCACGATGATGAAAATCTTTGCAGCTACAAACGACACCTGTCAGTATCACAGGAGGGGCTTTTGGAAGACCAGCTTAGAAGGAAGTTAAAATTCTTCTTCATGAACCCATGTGAGAAATTCTGGGCCCGGGGCAGGAAACCTTGGAAACTTGGGATTCAGCTACTCAAAATAGCAATGGTTACTATTCAG CTGGTGGTTTTTGGATTGAGCAATCAAATGGTGGTTGCCTTCAAAGAAGAGAACACTGTTGCATTCAAACATCTCTTCTTGAAAGGATACATGGACAGAATGGATGATACCTATGCTGTATACACACAAACAGATGTCTATGACCAGATATTCTTTGCAATAAACCAG TACTTACAGCTGCCCAACATTTCTGTTGGAAACCATGCCTATGAGAAGAGGGGAGCAGAAGAGACAGCTCTGGCCGTGTGTCAGCAGTTCTACAAGCGAGGAACCATCTGTCCTGGAAATGACACCTTTGATATAGACCCAGAGATTGTGACCG ACTGCTTGTACATTGAGCCAATGATGCCGTTAGACAACACAACAGTGGGAAAGCACAATTTGAATTTCACTCTGGATTTCCACAG ACTGGTGACGGTGCAGCTCATGTTCAATCTGAAGGCGATCAACCTCCAGACCGTTCGTCACCACGAGCTCCCTGACTGTTACGATTTCACTCTGACG ATAGTGTTTGATAATAAAGCCCATAGTGGAAGAATTAAAATAAGTCTAGACAACGACATAGCGATCAGGGAATGTAAAGACTGGCATGTTTCTGGATCAA TACAGAAGAACACTCATTACATGATGATCTTCGATGCTTTTGTTATATTGACTTGTTTGGCCTCATTGATCCTTTGCACGCGATCAGTGGTTAAAGGAATTCAGCTCCAAAGG GAATTTGTAAGCTTTTTCCTATATTATTATAAGAAAGAAGTATCTTTCAGTGATCAAATGGAATTTGTCAACGGATGGTACATCCTGATTATGGTCAGCGATGTCTTAACTATTGTTGGATCAACTCTAAAGATGGAGATACAAGCCAAG agtctgACAAGTTATGATGTCTGTAGCATACTGCTAGGAATATCCACTATGCTTGTGTGGCTTGGAGTCATTCGCTACCTAGGTTTCTTTCAGAAGTATAATGTAAGGATCTCCTGGGATCTTCGTGCTGTTggtatttattctgtttgttgCTATAAGAGGACTGGAAGAAATGCCTGGTTGAATTCTAACTGTTTGCATTGCTTTGTGCAGCTTCTCATCCTAACACTGCGAGCAGCATTACCCAACGTAATAAGGTTCTGTTGTTGTGCTGCTATGATCTACCTGGGCTATTGTTTCTGTGGATGGATTGTACTGGGACCATACCATGTGAAG TTTCGCTCTCTGAACATGGTTTCCGAATGTCTCTTTTCATTGATCAATGGAGATGACATGTTTGCCACCTTtgcaaaaatgcagcagaaaagtTACTTGGTTTGGTTATTCAGTAGGATCTACCTCTACTCCTTCATCAGTCTGTTCATCTATATGGTGCTGAGTCTCTTCATTGCACTCATCACAGATACGTATGAAACTGTCAAG CACTACCAGCAAGATGGCTTTCCGGAGACAGAACTTCAGAGATTTATATCACAGTGCAAAGACTTACCGCACTCTGGCAGGTACAGGTTAGAGGAGGAGAGTTCTGTATCTCTCTTCTGTTGTTGTAACG GTCCTAGTGAACATATTTAA
- the LOC143161435 gene encoding mucolipin-3-like isoform X3, with the protein MENPEVAVSSCSAHDDENLCSYKRHLSVSQEGLLEDQLRRKLKFFFMNPCEKFWARGRKPWKLGIQLLKIAMVTIQLVVFGLSNQMVVAFKEENTVAFKHLFLKGYMDRMDDTYAVYTQTDVYDQIFFAINQYLQLPNISVGNHAYEKRGAEETALAVCQQFYKRGTICPGNDTFDIDPEIVTDCLYIEPMMPLDNTTVGKHNLNFTLDFHRLVTVQLMFNLKAINLQTVRHHELPDCYDFTLTIVFDNKAHSGRIKISLDNDIAIRECKDWHVSGSIQKNTHYMMIFDAFVILTCLASLILCTRSVVKGIQLQREFVSFFLYYYKKEVSFSDQMEFVNGWYILIMVSDVLTIVGSTLKMEIQAKSLTSYDVCSILLGISTMLVWLGVIRYLGFFQKYNVRISWDLRAVASHPNTASSITQRNKVLLLCCYDLPGLLFLWMDCTGTIPCEVSLSEHGFRMSLFIDQWR; encoded by the exons atggaaaatcctGAAGTGGCTGTGAGCAGCTGCAGTGCTCACGATGATGAAAATCTTTGCAGCTACAAACGACACCTGTCAGTATCACAGGAGGGGCTTTTGGAAGACCAGCTTAGAAGGAAGTTAAAATTCTTCTTCATGAACCCATGTGAGAAATTCTGGGCCCGGGGCAGGAAACCTTGGAAACTTGGGATTCAGCTACTCAAAATAGCAATGGTTACTATTCAG CTGGTGGTTTTTGGATTGAGCAATCAAATGGTGGTTGCCTTCAAAGAAGAGAACACTGTTGCATTCAAACATCTCTTCTTGAAAGGATACATGGACAGAATGGATGATACCTATGCTGTATACACACAAACAGATGTCTATGACCAGATATTCTTTGCAATAAACCAG TACTTACAGCTGCCCAACATTTCTGTTGGAAACCATGCCTATGAGAAGAGGGGAGCAGAAGAGACAGCTCTGGCCGTGTGTCAGCAGTTCTACAAGCGAGGAACCATCTGTCCTGGAAATGACACCTTTGATATAGACCCAGAGATTGTGACCG ACTGCTTGTACATTGAGCCAATGATGCCGTTAGACAACACAACAGTGGGAAAGCACAATTTGAATTTCACTCTGGATTTCCACAG ACTGGTGACGGTGCAGCTCATGTTCAATCTGAAGGCGATCAACCTCCAGACCGTTCGTCACCACGAGCTCCCTGACTGTTACGATTTCACTCTGACG ATAGTGTTTGATAATAAAGCCCATAGTGGAAGAATTAAAATAAGTCTAGACAACGACATAGCGATCAGGGAATGTAAAGACTGGCATGTTTCTGGATCAA TACAGAAGAACACTCATTACATGATGATCTTCGATGCTTTTGTTATATTGACTTGTTTGGCCTCATTGATCCTTTGCACGCGATCAGTGGTTAAAGGAATTCAGCTCCAAAGG GAATTTGTAAGCTTTTTCCTATATTATTATAAGAAAGAAGTATCTTTCAGTGATCAAATGGAATTTGTCAACGGATGGTACATCCTGATTATGGTCAGCGATGTCTTAACTATTGTTGGATCAACTCTAAAGATGGAGATACAAGCCAAG agtctgACAAGTTATGATGTCTGTAGCATACTGCTAGGAATATCCACTATGCTTGTGTGGCTTGGAGTCATTCGCTACCTAGGTTTCTTTCAGAAGTATAATGTAAGGATCTCCTGGGATCTTCGTGCTGTTg CTTCTCATCCTAACACTGCGAGCAGCATTACCCAACGTAATAAGGTTCTGTTGTTGTGCTGCTATGATCTACCTGGGCTATTGTTTCTGTGGATGGATTGTACTGGGACCATACCATGTGAAG TTTCGCTCTCTGAACATGGTTTCCGAATGTCTCTTTTCATTGATCAATGGAGATGA